GGTGGAGCCCGAGGTGAAGATGACGTAGGCGAGGGTGTCCGGCGTGGAGAGCGAGACGGGCGCGTGCGTGGGCAGTGCGCGCAGGGCTTCGTCATTGAGAACCAGCGGCACCACGGTGGCGCCCGCGGACTCCGGGAGGCGCGTCAGCAGCGAAGGCTGCGCCAGCAACACGGCGGGACGTGAGTCCTCCAGCATCCACTCCAGGCGCTCACGCGGGTAGGAGGGGTCGAGGGGCACGTAGGCGCCGCCAGCCTTGAGGATG
Above is a window of Corallococcus soli DNA encoding:
- a CDS encoding AMP-binding protein, whose product is LVKWNDTRAPLPADTCIHHLFEAQVQRTPDAPALGFEGAWLSYRELDARSNQLAHHLRTLGVGPEVRVGLCAERSLELVVGLFAILKAGGAYVPLDPSYPRERLEWMLEDSRPAVLLAQPSLLTRLPESAGATVVPLVLNDEALRALPTHAPVSLSTPDTLAYVIFTSGST